tacacAGTTGACATAAAACATGTTCAAGGTCAACTTTCTTTTTAAAGACGATTAGAAGCTTAGGCTGTGTTGCCactaaagatgtgcgaggatgtcttacgaggaatgtgtttctcataaaccacaattaaaacacttcgTTTTCCTATCATACAGCACATttttagtggaaacagctgagcggagcgaggcgaggtaaatgaagcgtttctattggttcatgaagaaCACACTCCTTGCGACACACCGTCGctcatctctagtggaaacggagcctaatgCTGGTTattcttgttttaaaaatatatcaaaatgttATCAGTCTTTGAAATCTCACCACTTTAAGCAAATTAGTGGttttatagtatattttttatcgagggactaaaataaggaaatatatacccgaggtggtcaGTCATCCGAGCTtcagcgagggtgtctatttaccgagggtttatattgacttttcgtctagaggtgaaaactctatttttcacttcgattgcgagaaaaatcaatttattttaatcgtttatgatttacgctctacaacaataataatatcaaagttttcgcggtaagtattttttttcaaccagacacagatatataacaaaatcgcatcggcgaaatggtccatacacaaactggaataaatagaatgcggaaaaagcatagaactaagaccacgtagacttaAGAACGatacattttcgtcatgaaaatggtccacacacaatcttattttataccaaaaactaagcaagtactggctgtttgagtttatctaagtcactagaagtaaattaaaaaaataattacttttactccctcgGGACTAAGgtactttactcccgcctcgtaaggctatattgacccacttttagagcatgagaagtgaaaagatcatTGTAGTCAAGTTAATAGCGTATTATGTACTTCCCGTGTTTTCTTCCATAACAATGCTGTTCGGAAATCCCAtcgattattaaataatttattgttttttttttacatagtatATCGCAAAAAGAACAATGAGATAAAACTTCTTAAGTGAAATATCTGGTGTGtttgtttgaaaaaagaaaattattgtaCTCCAAAATACTTTTCTATTGTTATTCTATAATCGCTATATGCTACTGGTAGCGCCATCTATTGCGCCACTAGCAGAATTATTGAACAGTTTTAGTTGGATTTTTGCTAAATGACAAATGGAGTTGTAGTCAGTACTTGTAAAATAAAAGACGACATTTAGCGAAACATAAAAAGGTGCACTTTATTTCTTGTTATTGTCAGACTGTATAATTCAGCTATGGAAGTCCTTGGACTTCTAATTACtaccaggtggtaggaccttgagcaaggtccgtccggattgctaccaccatcttgctcgctaatcctgccgtgaagcagtgtttcggcgtggagagtaagacagccgatgaaattactggcacttgtatTCCATCttaaacctctaggttggcaacgcatctgcaatccccctggtgttgcaggtgtctatgggcggtggtgatctcttaccgtcagaatacctacttgctcgtttgccatccattcaatcaaaaaaaatctaaataaataaagtgttgcaaaatgaaattttaatatgCTAGCGGTTTTCTATAGTTTACCcaaatttcatatgccataatgtatagtttgattttcatttgtcataaagtTTAGGTAGTGCCATGAGAGTTGAAGTAAATAATTACACACAAAGCTACAAAAAGAATtcattgcacaaaaggagaataaaagaaaaaatataaaaatcctgctgtcattacacgacatgtgcttgtgtgcgtgacctcaactctggtggcactgccTATAACTTATTTGTAAAACAATGTTTACTTCAGAATTGATATTAGACCAACCCAGCGTAACCTATTACTGCACTCTAAgattacattaataaaaaacagataACAGATTCTAGTTTACCATctcttttaacccccgacgcaaaaagaggtgtgttataagtttgaccttgtatctgtctgtctatggcaccgtagctcttaaacgggtagaccgatttgaatgcgtttttttatctgaaagcaagttttctagccatggttcttagacatgtttcatcaaaatcggttcagccttttttgagatgttgaagtggcaaagttggggtttttttaattcagaatATAGTCCCAAACATCAACctatgtatggaaacatttatttatcgaCCACCattaaaaatcctaaaaaaataattacaagagTTTTCAGTCAAACTTATCTAATCAGATATAGTATAGACAAGACATAGTATTAGTCCATACTATACTTACcacagaacaagagggcttgggccatagttcccacgcgggcccagtgcggattgggaacttcacacacaccattgaattgcttcgcagatttgtgcaggtttcctcacgatgttttccttcaccgcaaagctcgtggtaaatttcaaatgtaattccgcacatgaatttcgaaaaactcagaggtgcgagccggggtttgaacccacgaccctctgcttgagaggcgataggtcaaaccactaggccaccacggcttttagccctcttgttctgagaggaggcctgtgcccagcagtgggacgtatataggctgggatgatgatgatgatgatacttaccACTATACTATGCACGTATTTGCCGAAAAAAAAgcatgtgtattttttaaatatgtatctatagtATGAAAACTAGTTGTTATTATCTATTGTTTACAAAGTTACATGCATCAGAAGGATTCGAGTTTTTCCGGTTCAGGAAATGGCCTTCGTAATTGTAATTAGTGATTGCGACACATTTTTTTCATGACAAAGCGATTGGAAAACAAAAGGTAGTTAACATTTCCCAAGAATCCCGGAATTTCCAAACTTCTTCCGACTTTAGGATTGTAAAcagttttcataatttattgaactGGGTGTTATTTTGAGgcggtctatatcaatgaactaaatacAAATTACTTTAAACCATAACAGTTAAGATTAATAAAACTACTGCCTTAACAATTAGTAATTAAATTTCGAGGTAagttaaaatgaataaattaaaaccgaaatcattaataaaatcaaaatttaaattgatgtcgaaacaaaattaaaataaaagaatagatAACCAATTAAAATAGAACATTAACAATAACAGACagattaaaattattgattattatACCAATAGATTAGTGACTGACTAACTGACTTTAGAAAACAGCTAAAAGCTAAAAATTCAATACAATTGAACGCTGACTATCATACAGGTTCTTTAAGATAGGACGGGATAAGAAACTagcctatttttaacccccggcgcaaagagaggggtgttataagtttgaccgctgtgtgtctgtctgtggcaccgtagctcttaaaagggtggactgatttgaatgcgtttttttttttaaatcatgttttttaagcgatggttcttagacatgtttgatcaaaatcagttcagctgtttttgagatattgaactttaaagtgacaaagttaggggttttccaagtttttgttgttCTTACGATGGACAAAGCTGCACAAAAAGCtgcatattttacaaaaacggTATAAGTCAAAATAACTCTCTACTATGACATTTTCTATGAAGAGTCTACAATAGGTTACGTTTAAGTTGATTCGACAGCATCAACATTTCTACGATTTTCCAAAATACACCTAACTACCATAAAAACTTAACACAGGTACTTAGAATTTTAATATCCGTCAACAAAAGAAAGGAATGTCACGACGAcctaataaaacttaaatatgCACGATTTCTATATAAAGAATAATTCAATATGTCTTCACTTTTTATAGACATTTGCGACTATAAAACCTTAAAACGGGAATAAAAGTCAGTGAACTTCGTATAAAAATTCCACAGAGTAACTAAAACACTGaacctaaaaagtaaaaaaagcagAGTGTtcttttttgttcgaatattttTTACTCTGTGGTCGGAAAATGCAGCGCTGCAGGTGATTGCACCGAAACCGctgtttaaatattgattttctGATTTAAGAGAGTTGGCGAGATTAATTACCTGTCAAAGTTTATTGTCTtgaggtttgtttgtttgggagCTTGTTTGCACCTGCATTTTGCGGTCATGGCGGTGATGTTGGGTACGCTTTGATTTTAGCTGTATAACGGTTTGGGTTCCTTGTTGATGTTCAATTATAttaacccctgtttcaccatatTCAGTTAAGTACCTGTTATCTTCGTGAAAGATTATGATGCTGTATCTGTTTAATTGATACAGTTAAACAGAGATGGCACATAAAATGCAGAGAATTCTTTTTCTCGCGAATTAAAAaagacatattttttgtttctcaaaatatttttcaagtcCGTCTGCgagaactgtgcaattttccgggattaaaactatcccaTATCCTTCATAggattttaaacaatttacatACCATTTCATCATAACCTACTGGTTGATTAGGTACGTGTAAAAGCGTAACCAATAAACAAAGATAaattcacgtttataatatttgttacgATAATTTTCacgataattataatattctAATCTAGAGACGTAAAATTTTCCACGGGTATTATTCAAGAAATGCAAATGAAGACAGTGATAGGTGGATATAATGTTTTCCGGCGACTCCGCTGGCGTATAATTCGTATGTAgttcaaaacttttttgaaccaacaggaaccatacattatttcgggataaaaagtaccctatatATTAATCCATGGTATATATTACccgcatgccaaatttcatgcaataGATTTTGCGTGAAACAGTAACAAACATTGAAACATACATCCATCCACacacacttgaggtatcccatcttaggcctctaggttggcaacgaatctgcaatacccctggtgttgcaggtgtctatgggcggtggtgatctcttaccatcaggagacccaattgctcgtttgccatccagtcgaataaaaaaaaaatccatccatacaaactttcgcgtttataatattaataagataagattgatttataaatttaggggctgtgtcaccatccattggttagtgttaactgacggttaaatgtgatgccgtctccgtctattcgaacaaaacaaatagagaccgcatcacatttaaccgtcacttaacatggatggtgaaacagcccgttAGTGTACCAAAATTGCTAAGGTTTTAAGAGCAATAAGAAAGAACCCTGCGAGTTCGAATATTAATGCTAATTTAAAACGTTACTTTGGTAGGTATGTTTGTCACCGTTATGAGCAAGTTTGCATAAACCGATAAGTGGAAGGAAGTTTTTTGATAAGATAGGACTCATCCCAACTTAATATACATCTCACTACCTACTTACTGGGCACTTTCTCTGAGAATGATATtttttgggccgtagttccacaGGATCAGTGCGTATTGGAAACTTAAAACACACTGTctaaattcaccacgagctttacagtgaaggaaaacatcgtgtggaAACCTGTAAAAACCTGTGGTgcaattcacacacacacacacacacacacacacactacataCTCGCCACACAACTTGTTCGTTGAGTGTGGTTTAGTTGTCTAGTTTTTATTTCAcccatttttataaaacttagtgatttaattaaatattttttttgtacagtcagcatcaaaactagctggttacttttgtactttgtcgtttcaCAGCCGCGTACTTAGCGCcttacaagattgacaaatgtattaaatatgacagagtaaaaaaagtaaccagctacttttgatgctgactgtaccccAAATCAGGTTTTCATGTGACAGGCTTATTCTAGTGTGGAtccaacggaaaccctatttgTAATTGGTTTTTGCATTtagtaaaccattttttttacatttaatggtgtgtgtgaagttcccgatccccGCGCTGCCCACGTGggaatttccacgggaattttgtaaaatcccgaaattctaattcaactgctgtaatCTTAAGATTTAAGCCGCatccgcattcacatttatctgtcgtgttgtgttgtgatgctctgtctctctctctctctagctttgatgcgacacaacacactgcatcagatataacctaaccaacaaaaagttgcaaaacccctgactttgtcaattcaaagttcaatatctcaaaaacggcttaaccgattttgataaaatgtgtcttagaatcatcgctagaaaatctgctttcaaataaaaaaactgcattcaaatcggtccacccgtttaagagctacggtgcaacAGACAGGCACACACGCACAGGctatacgcgtgcgaagccgggggtaAACACaaaagtacttaataaattatacaaacaaGCATATTTTGTCCCACAAAACCCAATTTCTACAAGGCGTTCTTTCACCACCTTTTCAACAATTTGTTGATACATTTCAAGCGACCGTGTCAAGTTGGAAATTTCCGCACAATGTGTCCGCTTCACAATGCTACGGTCAAGCGTGATCGTTAATTATCTCCGGTTCCGTACAAGAATTATAATAGAGAATATGCAAGCATCATTAATTTGTTCCAATATAATTTCATTGTTTAACAAACCGAGTTGTATAATATCTTTTTCAtgacacttgctcgtaaacagtgtcgtaacatgcaagctaccttggttgcaaccccccaaataaaaccctagACCTTagtgtgcttgtcatgaaactcgtggtcggtaaatgagacatcttcttctttttcttcttcgtttcactcttgacagagtggtcgtggtcatcattttctagGTGCTGGTAGCAAGCTTAACAATACGCCTCCATTCCTTCCTTACAGCCGCCTTCCTAATGAGACAATGCCCTTGAATTGGTTGAATGAATATGGTGATCACGTGCAGGACATCAGAGTTCGCATTGAGGTGGTTCGATCGACGTTTTTCAAGATGAGCAAGGTGCTGTGTGACCGAATCATGAGCCTCGAGCTGAGAATGCGTATAGTACGATGCTATATATTCTCAGTGCTGTTATACGGAGTCGAATCATGGACCCTTACGCGGAACATTATGAAGAAGTTGGAGTCCTTCGAAATGCGCATTCTAAAGATTTCCTGGTGTGACAAAGTAACCAACGTGGCAGTATTGCAAAGAATGGGCAAGCACCTTGAGCTTGTAAAGACCATCAAGCAAAGAAAGTTGTGTTACTTTGGGCATGTGATGAGAAACGCCAAGTACAGAGTTCTCCGGCTTATTATCCAGGGGAAGATTGCCGGAATGAGAAGCGTGGGCAGGAGAAGACACTCGTGGCTGAAGAATTTGCGAGACTGGTTCTTCTGGTACCACGTCCTTGTTTAGAGCAGCGGCCTCCAAAATTAGAATCGCCATGATGTTGTCCAACCTCCGATAAGAGAGGAatgggaagaagaagaagatttcaTTATTACTACTAATTAGTTTGcattacatacaaacattatttGTCCAAGAACATGTTTGTTTAAGACATTGAATTCGGACGAACTCAAGCCCCTAAGACAGGTGTAGAGGGGGTTTAAACCTAGTACGACGGCCAAACAAAGTTcatactaaattatttttttctagaatGAAATGGCATGCAAACTTCTATCGCTCAtatcttacttattttttaacagatatTGAAGATTTTTACGACCTTTTCATTTTCCGGTTTTCTATTAAGTTGAATTAATTAAGAGGAAAATTCTGTTCCACGCATTTTCCCTATTGCGACTGGCTTATGTGATTTCATCCTGTGTAAGAACAATTAAGAGTAGGTATTAAGTAGGTTCTTCAGTTTTTCACTTCACTTCACTTTTGTAAATGTAACTAGCatggcaataaagagtttttttttataaatatcagttcggaagaatcattaacttacagctttctagtagtcACTTATTTAAGTATATCTATCATGACCATTTATAGACGCGCGAGTATTACTTAGtcttgacgagttccattggccgcctacggtcttcttcatcaggttcagttcaccaaatgataatgTAAATGctttatcttaatgctaaaaatgccaaaatcgccatgtgcctataaaatttgagatttgccctcgatttccctagaatcccatcatcagatcttgacttggtgtcaatggaaCCACCTCAGAAAAGAACTCtttggaataaaaaaagaattttgaaaatcggtccacaaagactgagtaatcggtgaacaaacataaacaaaaatacaaactttggaacatagaacctccttttagaagtcggttaaaaatacgatggaaaGCCATTATGTACAACATCTGTACAGGATGTATCTGAAAACCAATTTTCACCGAAACCCTAAAccaaagtaattaaattaataaatattaattagacGTAGTACAGTACTCTGGGAACACGCAAGCAGCGCACGCGATTTGAAAAACGAAGGGTTGTAGAGCTATGTGTTTGAAAAGGCTCTGGgtttgtctttttttaaaaGCCTTGCGCTAACACGTTAATGATTTGACACGAAACTAGTTATTTGTCTATTTAAAGCGAACAGCTgaactaaaatttaaaatattagcaGTGAGGTAGCTAAGCTAAGCTTTGCTGAAGTTTttcgggttccgtagccaaaatggcaaaaacggaacctatagtttcgccatgtctgtctgtctgtctgtccgtacgcggctttgctcagggactatcaatgctaaaaagctgtaattttgcacgaaattttttagtgtaccccccatagacgtaaagtgggggtgatttttttttctcatccaaccttgtattgtggggtatcgttggataggtcctaACAGGAAAACTATTAGAGGGTTGCTATAGCGCTT
This portion of the Choristoneura fumiferana chromosome 14, NRCan_CFum_1, whole genome shotgun sequence genome encodes:
- the LOC141434940 gene encoding uncharacterized protein; translated protein: MPLNWLNEYGDHVQDIRVRIEVVRSTFFKMSKVLCDRIMSLELRMRIVRCYIFSVLLYGVESWTLTRNIMKKLESFEMRILKISWCDKVTNVAVLQRMGKHLELVKTIKQRKLCYFGHVMRNAKYRVLRLIIQGKIAGMRSVGRRRHSWLKNLRDWFFWYHVLV